A genomic window from Lycium barbarum isolate Lr01 chromosome 4, ASM1917538v2, whole genome shotgun sequence includes:
- the LOC132637152 gene encoding uncharacterized protein LOC132637152 yields MCVVSDRHESIIKAVSRVYPTVPHLACIWYLWKNVTTKCKSNGEVLSPVFYALAKAYTQAEFDKLMEKIEKVDFRVKEYLEDAGREKWARLYSPVNRGWTMTSNIAECINGKLVAARELPVFDFLEEVEPSTEYVYTVNDEAVLKSKSLMPDEYCSYLFKPKTVITTYDVPVDPLPDESEWNIPKHICEEVVLPPRYKRPPGRPKKKRDKPLMETMIGKRRNACSTCGCLGHNRRSCSNEPRKK; encoded by the exons ATGTGTGTTGTATCAGACAGACATGAGAGCATCATTAAGGCGGTGAGTAGAGTGTATCCAACTGTGCCACATTTGGCATGCATATGGTATTTATGGAAAAATGTGACCACGAAATGCAAATCGAATGGTGAAGTATTGAGTCCTGTATTCTATGCACTTGCAAAAGCATACACACAGGCTGAGTTTGATAAGCTGATGGAGAAGATTGAGAAGGTTGATTTTCGGGTAAAAGAGTACTTGGAGGATGCTGGAAGGGAAAAGTGGGCTCGACTATATTCACCCGTTAACAGAGGATGGACAATGACCTCAAATATAGccgaatgtattaatggaaaattggtagCAGCAAGAGAGTTGCCTGTTTTCGATTTtcttgaagaa GTTGAACCATCAACTGAATATGTGTATACCGTAAATGATGAG GCTGTATTGAAGAGTAAAAGTCTTATGCCTGATGAATATTGCTCATACCTATTCAAACCAAAGACAGTGATTACGACGTATGATGTGCCTGTGGATCCTCTGCCTGACGAAAGTGAGTGGAATATTCCCAAACACATATGCGAGGAAGTTGTTTTGCCACCAAGATACAAGAGACCCCCGGGAAGGCCAAAGAAAAAGCGAGATAAACCATTAATGGAGACGATGATTGGTAAACGTAGGAATGCTTGTAGTACTTGTGGATGTCTTGGTCACAATAGACGTTCTTGTTCTAACGAGCCACGTAAGAAGTAG
- the LOC132637153 gene encoding uncharacterized protein LOC132637153, whose product MSSITTVIRHSSFWNEQNCFVNYKLDAVVFKDYCSYGDLVETIAIQLGVDISRKTISIKYVVEGDNMPMEIRNNMGVRVYVELKRENREFEAYLLCVGITDNDLENFVSGESAVGDDMFQLEFNDYMYAMDVVDTNDLDASDCAKVVVLFENNDDLINSNKEHKDVFVDQIYKDKDTLKNVMASYAIRKSFNFRTERSNAISYTLVCCSTDCHWKFRASSIANSEMFRVRSFHDEHTCPLKDKVYSQRQATSLFIGASVVKPKIANHKRKYTPGDIVDDVKNEYGVDVSYMTAWRDREKAMNELRGEPIESYKKLPGYVYILDKTYPGSHVRMHKSQQNEFLYLFIALKAFIKGFECCRPIVVVDGSHLKTTYKGTFVSANTLDGAGNILPLAYGVIDSENDKSWT is encoded by the exons ATGTCAAGCATAACAACAGTGATCAGACACTCCAGTTTTTGGAATGAACAGAATTGCTTTGTTAATTACAAACTTGACGCAGTTGTCTTCAAAGATTATTGTTCATACGGTGATTTGGTTGAAACTATAGCAATTCAGTTAGGTGTTGATATTAGCAGGAAAACGATATCAATAAAATATGTTGTTGAAGGAGACAATATGCCAATGGAAATACGCAACAATATGGGAGTAAGGGTGTATGTTGAGCTTAAGAGAGAAAACAGGGAATTTGAAGCATATCTGTTGTGCGTTGGCATAACTGATAATGATCTTGAGAATTTTGTGTCCGGCGAATCTGCAGTTGGAGACGATATGTTTCAACTTGAATTTAATGATTATATGTATGCTATGGACGTAGTTGATACAAATGATTTGGATGCGTCGGATTGTGCTAAAGTTGTTGTTTTATTTGAAAACAACGATGACTTGATAAATTCGAACAAGGAACATAAGGATGTTTTTGTTGATCAAATCTACAAAGATAAGGACACTTTGAAGAATGTTATGGCGAGTTATGCAATTCGCAAAAGCTTCAATTTCAGGACAGAGAGGTCGAATGCCATAAG TTACACTCTGGTATGCTGTTCAACTGATTGTCATTGGAAATTCAGAGCTTCAAGTATTGCGAACTCTGAAATGTTCAGAGTGAGATCTTTTCATGACGAACATACGTGTCCATTGAAGGATAAAGTATATTCCCAAAGGCAAGCAACAAGTTTGTTTATTGGGGCGTCAGTTGTTAAGCCAAAAATAGCAAATCACAAGAGGAAATATACACCTGGTGATATAGTAGACGACGTAAAAAATGAGTATGGTGTTGATGTTTCTTATATGACGGCCTGGAGGGATAGAGAAAAGGCAATGAATGAATTAAGAGGGGAACCAATAGAATCATACAAGAAGTTACCGGGATATGTGTACATATTGGATAAAACATACCCTGGATCACATGTGAGAATgcacaaatcacaacaaaacgAGTTCTTGTATTTGTTTATAGCACTTAAAGCGTTCATAAAAGGCttcgagtgttgtagaccaatagttgtaGTAGATGGTTCCCACCTTAAAACTACATATAAAGGTACTTTTGTATCAGCCAACACGTTGGATGGTGCAG GTAATATTCTACCATTGGCATATGGTGTGATAGATTCAGAGAACGATAAGTCTTGGACCTGA